ACCAAAAAAGCTAACGTGCATGACTACTTCGCCGGTGATGCCTGGGGTATCGAATACCTGGCGGGTTACACCGTACCGGTGGATCAGTATGGTCTGAAGTCGGTGATGCCGTATGTGATGGGTGACCGTCTGCAGTACGTCTCCGGCCGTGACTACCAGCGCATCGACAACGGCCTGGGCGTGACCTTCAAGCTGGACTACGGTTTCCGTGTTGACTACGAACACGTATTTACCTCCAGCACCGACAAACTGGGTGATATGAACCTGGTGCGTCTGCGTTACGACTTCTAAGCGTAACCTGCTCCCCGGCGTTCGCCGGGGACTTCCTGCGGTAGCACGCCGCCACCCCAGGCTGCCTTCTCTCCGTTATCCTCACCGTCACGCTCACCACCACGTTGACCACTGCGTTCAGCACCCCCTGACTTTTGTGGCCCTGGCGCCGTCTCAGCGGCGGTACGGTCCGAGCATTACAGCTCGCCGGTCAGATACTGCGCCACGCCGTTGCCGAAGCTCCAGTCACCTTTCTCATTGGTGATAAAGGTGATCATCACGTCGGAGGGCAGAATACCGCAGCTCTCTTTAAACTCACGGCACAGCTCAGCCATAAAGAACTGTTTCTGCTCGCTGCTGCGCGGGCTGGTAAACACCCGCACCATTACCAGGTTATCGGTGCGCTGTAAGCCGAGGCCGGTATCCTCAAACACCATCTGATAAGCCTTGTTTTCCTGAACAATCTGATAACGATCGCGCTCAGGCACCTTAAAGGCGGCCAGCACGGCACGGTGCGCGGCGTCCAGCAGCGTTTTCAGTTCAGACTCGGAACGGCCCTGGATCACATCAAATTGCAGTAACGGCATAGATACCTCGACATTGTCTTGTTTGCTGGATTTATGCGGCCAGTGAACAGCGGGTCTGCTGGTAGCACCCTGCTGTATCTGCCCGTCTCTGATGCACAACTTACCCCCTTATTTCGTCGGGAAAAACCGCTATACTTGAAATGATTATTTACTATAGTGAACAATGCTGATGAGAGAGCTAAAAACCGACGCGCTGTGGAATCACCTGCACTGGCTGACGGTGCTGGCCGAGCAGGGCAGTTTTACCGCCGCCGCCGACCGTCTGGAGGTGAGCAAAGCCGCGATGTCGCAGAAGATCAAAGAGCTGGAGCAGCTGGCCGGCGTGCCGCTGGTCACGCGTACCACCCGCAGCGTGCGGCTGACCAGCGCCGGCGAAAAGCTGGTGGAGGATCTGCGTGAACCCTTTGCCCGCATTGAACAGAGCTTCTTCAGCGTGCGTGACTCGGCCGGTCCGCTGCGTGGCCTGGTGCGGGTCACCGCGCCGGTCGCCTTTGCCCGCCAGCAGCTGGTGCCGCACATCACCGCGTTTCTGCGCCAGCATCCGCAGGTGCGTGTGCAGCTGGAGGTGTCAGACCGGATTATCTCGCTGGCCAGCGAGGGCTTCGATCTGGCCATCCGCCACAGCAACACGCTGCCGGAAACCCACGTGGCGCTGCCGCTGTGCCGCACCCAGGCGCTGGTGGTGGCGTCCCCCGGCTATCTGGCCCACGCCGGCACGCCGGCGACCCCGGCATCGCTCGCCGACCACCAGTGCCTCTACTATCCGCGCGGCGTGGAGACCCCGCGCTGGAGTTTTGCCCCGCTGGACGGGGGCGAGCGGCAGTCGGTTAACGTCA
This portion of the Erwinia sp. E602 genome encodes:
- a CDS encoding tautomerase family protein, yielding MPLLQFDVIQGRSESELKTLLDAAHRAVLAAFKVPERDRYQIVQENKAYQMVFEDTGLGLQRTDNLVMVRVFTSPRSSEQKQFFMAELCREFKESCGILPSDVMITFITNEKGDWSFGNGVAQYLTGEL
- a CDS encoding LysR family transcriptional regulator produces the protein MRELKTDALWNHLHWLTVLAEQGSFTAAADRLEVSKAAMSQKIKELEQLAGVPLVTRTTRSVRLTSAGEKLVEDLREPFARIEQSFFSVRDSAGPLRGLVRVTAPVAFARQQLVPHITAFLRQHPQVRVQLEVSDRIISLASEGFDLAIRHSNTLPETHVALPLCRTQALVVASPGYLAHAGTPATPASLADHQCLYYPRGVETPRWSFAPLDGGERQSVNVSGPFATNNSESIRDAALAGLGIALLPDFSARAALQEGTLVQLLPQWHTVGAFADMLYVVRPWSAQVPRAVSGFIHWLREAFADRLPAGHAGDRPASDRHPPSTARSPHSGDRRNH